In the genome of Bradyrhizobium arachidis, one region contains:
- a CDS encoding ABC transporter ATP-binding protein — MSALRIHSLFAGYGASTVLRGIDLTVEEGESVALVGRNGAGKSTLLLSVFRETNILSGEIWVRDRRIDALPGYTAAKLGVAIAPQGRRVLPNLTVKENLLLGRSTGRAGHWTLKTIYELFPVLEERADRLGTMLSGGQQQMLAIGRALMANPSLILLDEPSEGLSPVLIDGLVDTLNKIRGAGTGVLVVEQHLSLVKRATDRFVILAKGEVVGSGTIGAIGKPENQALMAL, encoded by the coding sequence ATGAGCGCGCTGCGGATCCACTCGCTGTTCGCCGGCTATGGCGCCTCGACCGTGCTGCGCGGCATCGACCTGACGGTCGAAGAGGGCGAGTCGGTGGCGTTGGTCGGCCGCAACGGCGCCGGCAAGTCGACGCTGCTGCTGTCGGTCTTTCGCGAAACAAATATCTTGTCGGGCGAGATCTGGGTTCGCGACCGCCGGATCGATGCGCTGCCAGGCTATACGGCTGCCAAGCTCGGTGTGGCGATCGCACCGCAAGGACGGCGCGTCCTTCCGAACCTGACCGTGAAGGAGAACCTGCTGCTAGGTCGATCGACCGGCAGGGCAGGGCACTGGACGCTGAAGACCATCTACGAGCTATTTCCGGTGCTCGAGGAGCGCGCCGACCGGCTGGGCACGATGTTGAGCGGCGGCCAGCAGCAAATGCTGGCGATCGGTCGTGCCTTGATGGCCAATCCGAGCCTCATTCTGCTCGATGAGCCCTCTGAAGGCCTTTCGCCCGTTCTGATCGATGGACTGGTCGACACGCTCAACAAGATCCGCGGCGCCGGCACCGGCGTGCTGGTCGTCGAACAGCACCTCAGCCTCGTCAAGCGCGCCACCGATCGGTTCGTCATCCTGGCAAAGGGCGAGGTTGTCGGTTCGGGCACGATCGGCGCCATCGGCAAGCCGGAGAACCAGGCGCTCATGGCGCTCTAG
- a CDS encoding ABC transporter ATP-binding protein, which produces MLAIEKLSVSYGSVRALTDVDLDIRGDGLLHGIIGPNGAGKSTLLDAICGRRRPTSGRVRYCGEDITRRSISWRRRQGMARSFQRTSIFQDLTVHEQLQLVAQHLGDDRVDDVVEVMDLGGYLDQKAGRIAYGVQRRVDVALALIGRPRLLLMDEPGAGLSATETLRLFEHVRDLVRERRIAAVVVEHDVDAVFACCGMVTVLDLGRHLATGTPEAIRADHRVIAAYLGTAA; this is translated from the coding sequence ATGCTCGCGATCGAAAAGCTGTCGGTGAGCTATGGCTCGGTGCGGGCTTTGACCGATGTCGATCTCGATATCCGTGGCGATGGCCTGCTTCACGGCATCATTGGTCCGAATGGCGCCGGCAAGTCCACCTTGCTTGATGCGATCTGCGGCCGACGGCGTCCGACCTCCGGCCGAGTTCGCTATTGTGGCGAAGACATCACGCGGCGTTCGATCAGCTGGCGCCGCCGGCAAGGCATGGCGCGATCGTTCCAGCGCACCAGTATCTTCCAGGACCTGACCGTGCACGAGCAGCTGCAACTCGTTGCACAACATCTCGGCGACGACAGGGTGGATGACGTCGTCGAGGTCATGGATCTCGGCGGCTATCTCGACCAGAAGGCCGGGCGCATCGCCTATGGGGTGCAGCGGCGGGTCGACGTCGCGCTGGCCCTGATCGGGCGTCCGCGCCTTCTCCTGATGGACGAGCCGGGAGCCGGTCTCTCGGCCACGGAGACGTTGCGCCTGTTCGAGCATGTACGCGATCTCGTTCGCGAGCGCAGGATCGCGGCCGTCGTGGTCGAGCACGATGTCGACGCGGTGTTCGCCTGCTGCGGCATGGTCACCGTGCTCGATCTCGGACGGCACCTTGCCACGGGAACGCCTGAAGCTATCCGCGCCGACCATCGCGTCATCGCGGCGTATCTGGGGACCGCGGCATGA
- a CDS encoding branched-chain amino acid ABC transporter permease produces the protein MSNGTMTDDLHASATATGGGALPRVSLGIVVGLIGLGAGAVVPTYFASDFMLRLGSEGLLLGLLALSVAFLMNQAGLVALGAASIYGGAGYLFAIGMSDWGLTPTAALCVAFLILLAYSAMLGALIVRTNPLAFMMLTLAAGEMISHAVLLEGLRDYTGGADGLVVRTTGTVLGIDAVRFADPAQFWSLAWVVTVLVGLAFWAIARSRLGAVLRAIRENEERMRFSGFNTFLPRLIGYVVVNIAAAIAGFLHVLNAGFVSPESLGLFVSTNTLVAALIGGISGSLGPILGGLIFSFAQDEFGARGAHAASDRCCDRRVHCRVPAWCRRRAVGPVEAARLAAGGILTCSRSKSCR, from the coding sequence TTGAGCAACGGCACGATGACCGACGACCTGCATGCATCTGCGACGGCGACGGGCGGCGGCGCGTTGCCGCGGGTTTCGCTCGGCATTGTGGTCGGCCTGATCGGGCTTGGCGCCGGTGCCGTCGTCCCGACCTATTTCGCCAGCGATTTCATGCTTCGGCTTGGCAGCGAAGGCCTCCTGCTGGGCTTGCTCGCGCTCAGCGTCGCTTTCCTGATGAACCAGGCCGGCCTCGTTGCGCTCGGCGCGGCCAGTATCTATGGCGGCGCCGGATATCTGTTTGCGATCGGCATGAGCGATTGGGGCTTGACGCCGACTGCCGCGCTATGCGTCGCGTTCCTGATCCTTCTTGCCTATTCCGCCATGCTCGGCGCATTGATCGTCAGGACCAATCCGCTCGCCTTCATGATGTTGACGCTCGCCGCCGGCGAAATGATCAGTCATGCCGTTCTGCTCGAGGGACTGCGCGATTATACCGGCGGCGCAGACGGACTGGTTGTGCGGACCACCGGAACCGTCCTCGGCATCGACGCGGTTCGCTTTGCCGATCCCGCGCAATTCTGGTCGCTGGCCTGGGTCGTCACCGTCCTGGTCGGACTGGCATTCTGGGCCATCGCACGTTCCCGTCTCGGCGCGGTGCTTCGCGCCATCAGGGAGAACGAGGAGCGCATGCGCTTCTCGGGCTTCAATACCTTCCTGCCAAGGCTGATCGGGTATGTGGTCGTCAACATCGCGGCTGCGATCGCTGGATTCCTGCATGTGCTCAATGCCGGTTTCGTCTCGCCGGAGAGCCTGGGGCTGTTCGTCAGCACCAATACGCTGGTGGCCGCGCTGATCGGCGGCATCTCCGGTTCGCTCGGCCCGATTCTCGGCGGGCTGATCTTCTCCTTTGCGCAGGACGAGTTTGGCGCGCGCGGGGCTCACGCAGCTTCTGACCGGTGTTGCGATCGTCGTGTTCATTGTCGTGTTCCCGCGTGGTGTCGTCGGCGGGCTGTCGGGCCTGTTGAAGCGGCTCGGCTGGCGGCGGGAGGCATCCTGACATGCTCGCGATCGAAAAGCTGTCGGTGA
- a CDS encoding branched-chain amino acid ABC transporter permease — translation MPSRNAPGQETAAMIALLIANSLALASLLIMLSSGLALIYGLRDVINFGHGAIYMLGAYLGYTIALVGGFWLALLLVPILLAIVGIAFEYLALRPLQRRSHIEVALVTLGLGIILGQIIIYFYGGEARSVDAPKILSGSVTILHLSYPVYRLFLIVTGLGSCALLALWLRWTASGLYVRAVSQDPSVARMMGINADRLSLLVTSLSTAFAGIAGVLAGPYLSVDPGMDVVMIVNCLIIVVIGGTGSIGGAIIAALLFGFVQVAGSVFLPNLAALVPYILLMVVLLIAPGGIGRGRVLS, via the coding sequence ATGCCGTCGCGGAATGCACCCGGGCAGGAGACCGCGGCCATGATCGCGCTGCTGATCGCGAATTCGCTGGCGCTTGCGTCACTGCTGATCATGCTGTCGAGCGGACTCGCCTTGATCTACGGCCTGCGCGACGTCATCAATTTCGGCCACGGCGCGATCTACATGCTCGGCGCCTATCTCGGCTACACGATTGCCCTCGTCGGCGGATTCTGGCTGGCGCTGCTGCTCGTTCCAATCCTGCTGGCGATTGTCGGAATAGCCTTCGAGTATCTGGCGCTGCGGCCGCTGCAGCGACGCTCGCATATCGAAGTCGCGCTGGTCACCTTGGGCCTGGGCATCATCCTCGGCCAGATCATCATCTACTTCTACGGCGGAGAGGCGCGCAGCGTCGATGCGCCGAAAATCCTGTCCGGCTCCGTGACCATCCTGCACCTGTCCTATCCGGTCTATCGTCTCTTCCTGATCGTGACGGGGCTCGGGTCCTGCGCGCTGCTCGCCTTGTGGCTGCGATGGACGGCGTCGGGGCTGTATGTCCGCGCAGTCAGTCAGGATCCGTCGGTCGCGCGCATGATGGGCATCAACGCCGACCGCCTGAGCCTGCTTGTGACCAGCCTCAGCACGGCGTTCGCCGGCATCGCGGGTGTGCTGGCCGGACCCTATTTGTCGGTCGATCCGGGAATGGACGTCGTGATGATCGTGAACTGCCTGATCATTGTCGTGATCGGCGGCACCGGCAGCATCGGCGGTGCAATCATTGCAGCTCTGCTGTTCGGCTTCGTTCAGGTCGCGGGGTCGGTGTTTCTGCCAAACCTTGCGGCGCTGGTGCCCTACATCCTGCTGATGGTCGTGCTGCTGATCGCGCCGGGCGGGATCGGACGCGGGAGGGTGCTGAGTTGA
- a CDS encoding MaoC/PaaZ C-terminal domain-containing protein, with the protein MFTANPNRDLRCGISCTAASGQKREHYRNPSMDLDHVVARRFAPICQSYDWRDCALYALGLGMGDDPLDEDELPYVYEGRDQRAVPSMSVTLGWPPLWIAEPETGIAWTKALHGEQRLTLHRPIPVSASIRAEHRVSAVEDKGPTRGALLYFDTELFDAASGERLATLRATEFLRGDGGCGNYGLPPAAIARIGSDRPSASIVYRTPQQAALLYRLVSRDYMPIHADPAIARDAGFDRPISHGLNTLGLACRAILKRYAPGRPELVEAMAARFVAPAFPGDTIRIDMFEEDNVIRFRAWAAERHTMVIDRGECRLTAA; encoded by the coding sequence GTGTTCACCGCAAACCCAAATCGGGACCTGCGCTGCGGCATCTCGTGCACAGCGGCGTCAGGTCAGAAGCGCGAGCATTACCGGAATCCTTCCATGGACCTTGATCATGTCGTCGCTCGGCGCTTCGCGCCGATCTGCCAATCTTACGACTGGCGCGATTGCGCCCTTTATGCGCTCGGCCTTGGCATGGGCGACGATCCGCTCGATGAGGACGAACTGCCCTACGTGTACGAAGGCCGCGATCAACGCGCCGTGCCCAGCATGAGCGTGACGCTGGGCTGGCCGCCGCTCTGGATCGCCGAGCCCGAGACGGGGATTGCCTGGACCAAGGCCCTGCATGGCGAGCAGCGCCTCACGCTGCATCGCCCAATTCCGGTCAGCGCATCCATCCGCGCCGAACACCGTGTCAGCGCGGTCGAAGACAAAGGGCCGACCCGCGGCGCCCTCCTCTATTTCGATACCGAGCTGTTCGACGCCGCCAGCGGTGAGCGGCTGGCCACTCTTCGGGCGACGGAGTTCCTGCGCGGCGATGGCGGCTGCGGCAACTACGGTTTGCCGCCCGCCGCAATCGCACGGATTGGTAGCGACAGACCCAGCGCCAGCATCGTCTATCGAACGCCGCAGCAGGCTGCCTTGCTCTATCGGCTTGTCAGCCGCGACTATATGCCGATCCACGCCGACCCGGCGATTGCCCGCGATGCCGGCTTCGACCGCCCGATCTCGCACGGCCTGAACACGCTGGGCCTCGCCTGCCGCGCCATCCTGAAACGTTACGCGCCGGGACGTCCCGAGCTGGTCGAGGCGATGGCAGCCCGATTTGTCGCGCCAGCCTTTCCCGGCGACACCATCCGGATCGACATGTTCGAGGAAGACAACGTCATCAGGTTCAGGGCCTGGGCGGCGGAGCGCCACACCATGGTGATCGATCGCGGCGAATGCCGGCTGACGGCGGCCTGA
- a CDS encoding aminoglycoside phosphotransferase family protein, with protein MAASGATALAALRIGGRVAFERLVRPKARRAEDVPCSPGAVTPEWLTAVLCQESPGAVVTDVVVKPASAGTHERHQLIVSYNDAGQRAGLPQSMFTKSLPSVVTRMIGGFNGTARVEGRFYMQLRPQLEIEAPVGYHAAFDRQTYASILLLEDMVATKSATFCNYKTYVDREMAEDMVDVLAALHARFYGDGELSARYPWVASYPRWFTIGAEKMSLEHYTRKAFDAAAHVIPNSVLAQRDAVWPAAVRALAVHDNEPQGLIHSDVHIGNWYRTGAGKMGLCDWQCLARGHWSRDFSYAVTAALTPEDRRNWEKDLLRRYLDRFAGLTGTRPNFDRSFLNYRQQMVHALLMWTITLCHSPLLPAMQSEATTLAMIERISTAMADLDSLRS; from the coding sequence ATGGCTGCATCGGGTGCAACGGCACTGGCTGCGCTCAGGATTGGCGGACGCGTCGCCTTCGAACGCCTGGTGCGGCCGAAAGCCCGCCGCGCGGAGGATGTTCCGTGCTCGCCGGGGGCCGTCACGCCGGAGTGGCTGACCGCCGTGCTCTGCCAGGAAAGTCCCGGTGCTGTCGTCACCGACGTCGTGGTGAAGCCTGCGAGCGCCGGGACGCACGAACGTCACCAATTGATCGTCAGCTACAATGACGCGGGTCAGCGCGCAGGCTTGCCGCAGTCGATGTTCACGAAGTCGCTGCCGAGCGTCGTCACACGCATGATCGGCGGCTTCAACGGCACCGCGCGGGTCGAGGGACGCTTCTACATGCAGCTGCGACCGCAGCTCGAGATCGAGGCGCCGGTCGGCTATCATGCGGCGTTCGATCGCCAGACCTACGCCTCGATCCTTCTCCTGGAGGACATGGTCGCAACCAAGTCGGCGACCTTTTGCAACTACAAGACCTATGTTGACCGCGAGATGGCGGAAGACATGGTCGACGTTCTGGCCGCGCTGCATGCGCGCTTCTACGGCGATGGCGAGCTTTCGGCACGGTATCCGTGGGTGGCCAGCTATCCGCGCTGGTTCACCATCGGTGCGGAGAAGATGAGCCTCGAGCACTACACCCGGAAGGCGTTCGACGCTGCCGCCCACGTCATTCCGAACAGCGTGCTCGCGCAGCGAGACGCGGTCTGGCCGGCCGCCGTGCGGGCGCTTGCCGTCCACGACAACGAGCCGCAGGGACTGATCCATTCCGACGTGCATATCGGCAACTGGTATCGCACCGGCGCGGGGAAGATGGGCCTGTGCGATTGGCAATGTCTTGCCCGCGGTCACTGGTCGCGGGACTTTTCCTATGCCGTGACGGCGGCGCTGACGCCAGAGGATCGCCGCAACTGGGAGAAGGATCTGCTCCGTCGCTATCTCGATCGGTTCGCCGGATTGACGGGGACCAGGCCGAACTTCGACCGGAGTTTCCTCAACTATCGGCAGCAGATGGTGCATGCGCTGCTGATGTGGACGATCACCTTGTGCCATTCGCCCTTGTTGCCGGCCATGCAGTCGGAGGCGACGACGCTCGCGATGATCGAGCGAATCTCGACGGCGATGGCGGATCTGGATTCCTTGCGCAGTTGA
- a CDS encoding ABC transporter substrate-binding protein, whose protein sequence is MRTSILVSASVLFLSSAAVEAGAADKQYGPGVTDTEIKIGQTVPYSGPASTFSSYGRVMTGYFQMLNEQGGINGRKVNLISLDNAFSPPKAIEQTRKLIDDDGVLAEVGTVGTVPNVAVQKYLNQNKVPQVFISAGGRRFNDPKSFPWTVPFYPPFEMEGATFGKFILKKLPNAKIAVLYQNDDYGKDYLTGLKAGLGSDGQAKIVAEASYELSYPTIDSEILKLKAAGADTLVYFTTPKFAAQGIKKANELNWKPVQFLASPVNSIQGVLTPAGLDNVQGAYTTQFAKQANDPAWAEDAEVKDYVAFMKKWAPNDSPNDFIALSGYINAQAIAKGLQRCGDNLTRENLLAQATSFNKERVGMLLPGIELTNSKENYAPYRSLRMAIFDKTSWRLLED, encoded by the coding sequence ATGAGAACTTCGATTTTGGTGAGCGCCTCGGTCCTGTTCCTATCCAGCGCAGCCGTGGAGGCGGGAGCCGCCGACAAGCAATATGGTCCGGGCGTTACCGACACCGAGATCAAGATCGGCCAGACCGTTCCATATAGCGGGCCGGCGTCGACATTCTCGAGCTACGGCCGCGTGATGACCGGCTACTTCCAGATGCTGAACGAGCAAGGCGGGATCAACGGCAGGAAGGTCAACCTGATCTCGCTTGACAACGCATTCAGCCCGCCAAAGGCCATCGAACAGACCCGCAAGCTGATCGACGACGACGGCGTTCTGGCTGAGGTCGGCACCGTGGGCACTGTTCCCAACGTCGCCGTTCAAAAGTATCTCAACCAGAACAAGGTACCCCAGGTCTTCATCTCGGCAGGCGGCCGCCGCTTCAACGATCCCAAGAGTTTTCCGTGGACCGTCCCCTTCTATCCGCCCTTCGAGATGGAGGGAGCCACGTTCGGCAAATTCATCCTCAAGAAGCTGCCGAACGCCAAGATCGCCGTGCTCTACCAGAACGACGACTATGGGAAGGACTACCTCACGGGCCTCAAGGCCGGCTTGGGCTCCGACGGCCAGGCGAAGATCGTCGCGGAGGCTTCCTACGAGCTCAGCTATCCCACGATCGACTCCGAGATCCTCAAGCTCAAGGCAGCCGGCGCCGATACGCTGGTCTATTTCACGACGCCGAAATTTGCCGCCCAGGGCATCAAGAAGGCCAATGAGCTGAACTGGAAGCCGGTCCAGTTCCTCGCCAGTCCGGTCAACTCGATCCAGGGCGTGCTGACGCCTGCCGGGCTCGACAACGTCCAGGGCGCCTATACGACCCAATTCGCCAAGCAGGCCAACGATCCCGCCTGGGCCGAGGATGCCGAGGTCAAGGACTATGTCGCCTTCATGAAGAAATGGGCGCCGAACGACAGCCCGAACGACTTCATTGCGCTATCCGGCTACATCAATGCGCAAGCGATTGCGAAGGGCCTGCAGCGATGCGGCGACAATCTGACCCGCGAGAATCTGCTTGCTCAGGCCACGAGCTTCAACAAGGAGCGGGTCGGCATGCTGCTCCCGGGGATCGAACTCACCAACTCCAAGGAGAACTACGCCCCCTACCGCTCCTTGCGCATGGCCATCTTCGACAAGACGTCCTGGAGGCTGCTCGAGGACTAG
- a CDS encoding thiolase domain-containing protein: MTIKGKAYIAGIYEHPTRHAPDKSTAQLHAEVAKGAIEDAGLTKDDIDGYFLSGDAPGGAWPMVDYLGLKVRHVDSTDTGGCSYIIHLGHAAEAIAAGKCSIALITLAGKPRTGPAQVRAPGAEADFETAYGATTHNAYGMCAMRHMHDYGTTSEQLAWIKVAASHHAQYNPHAMLKEVVTVEDVVNSPMISDPLHRLDCCVVTDGGGALIVTTPEIAKSLKKPLVRLIGHGEAMKGPRGGKDLDLTYSAGVWSGPRAFEEAGITPKDIKYASIYDSFTITVLMQLEDLGFCKKGDGGKFVADGNLISGVGKLPFNTDGGGLCSNHPVNRGGMTKIIEAARQLRGEAHPKVQVKNCDLAIAHGTGGLLGVRHAASTAILERV, encoded by the coding sequence TTGACCATCAAGGGCAAGGCCTACATTGCCGGGATCTATGAGCACCCGACCCGGCATGCGCCGGACAAATCCACCGCGCAGCTTCACGCCGAGGTTGCCAAGGGCGCGATCGAGGATGCGGGGCTGACCAAGGACGACATCGACGGCTACTTTCTCTCCGGCGACGCGCCCGGCGGCGCCTGGCCGATGGTCGACTATCTCGGGCTGAAGGTGCGCCATGTCGACAGCACCGACACTGGCGGCTGCTCCTACATCATCCATCTCGGTCACGCCGCGGAAGCCATTGCCGCAGGCAAGTGCTCGATCGCGCTGATCACGCTCGCGGGCAAGCCGCGCACCGGTCCGGCGCAGGTGCGCGCTCCGGGCGCCGAAGCCGATTTCGAGACCGCCTATGGCGCAACGACCCACAATGCCTATGGCATGTGCGCCATGCGCCACATGCACGACTATGGCACTACGAGCGAGCAGCTCGCCTGGATCAAGGTCGCGGCCTCCCATCACGCCCAATACAATCCGCACGCAATGCTGAAGGAGGTCGTCACCGTCGAGGATGTCGTGAACTCGCCGATGATCTCCGATCCGCTGCACAGGCTCGACTGCTGCGTCGTCACCGACGGCGGCGGCGCGCTGATCGTGACCACGCCCGAGATCGCCAAGAGCCTGAAGAAGCCGCTGGTCCGCCTGATCGGCCATGGCGAGGCCATGAAGGGCCCGCGCGGCGGCAAGGATCTCGATCTCACTTACTCCGCCGGCGTCTGGTCCGGCCCGCGCGCGTTCGAGGAAGCCGGCATTACGCCGAAGGACATCAAATACGCCTCGATCTATGACAGCTTCACCATCACCGTCTTGATGCAGCTCGAGGACCTCGGCTTCTGCAAGAAGGGCGACGGCGGCAAGTTCGTCGCCGACGGCAATCTGATCTCGGGTGTCGGCAAGCTGCCGTTCAACACCGATGGCGGCGGCCTCTGCAGCAACCATCCCGTCAACCGCGGCGGCATGACCAAGATCATCGAGGCCGCCAGGCAGCTGCGCGGCGAAGCGCATCCGAAGGTGCAGGTCAAGAATTGCGATCTCGCCATCGCCCACGGCACCGGCGGCCTTCTGGGTGTTCGCCACGCCGCCTCGACGGCCATTCTGGAGCGCGTGTGA
- a CDS encoding Zn-ribbon domain-containing OB-fold protein produces MSEAKKYPAPVTNPETAAFWDAAKQGKFMIKRCTACGEAHYFPRSICPFCYSDKTMWEEASGEGTIYTWSLMRKSPTGPYAIGYVTLKEGPSLQTNFVDCDLEKLRIGQKVKVVFKPTDGAPLPFFTPV; encoded by the coding sequence ATGAGCGAAGCGAAAAAGTATCCGGCCCCGGTGACGAACCCCGAGACCGCAGCGTTCTGGGATGCGGCGAAGCAGGGCAAGTTCATGATCAAGCGCTGTACTGCCTGTGGTGAAGCGCATTACTTCCCACGCTCGATCTGCCCGTTCTGCTACTCCGACAAGACGATGTGGGAAGAGGCGTCGGGCGAGGGGACGATCTACACCTGGAGCCTGATGCGGAAGTCGCCGACCGGTCCTTACGCGATCGGCTACGTCACGCTGAAGGAGGGGCCGTCGCTCCAGACCAATTTCGTCGACTGCGATCTCGAGAAGCTGAGGATCGGCCAGAAGGTGAAGGTGGTATTCAAGCCGACCGACGGGGCGCCACTGCCGTTCTTTACACCGGTGTAG
- a CDS encoding CaiB/BaiF CoA transferase family protein produces the protein MSRPLEGIKVLDLSKVLAGPLCAQYLGDLGAEVIKVEAVGQGDETRGWPPFPAPGLGTVFLSANRNKRSIAINMKSDKGRKLVHELAKSADVAIESFGTGVAERLGIDAASLCALNDRLVHCSISGFGRTGPLRSSPGYDVILQAFSGIMSMTGDEGGGYIRSPISPIDQMTGVHAFSGILASLFAREKSGRGAAIQVSLFDTALGLLGYNLQTFWERGTQPAKCGSSHESLCPYQAFEAADGPIMIGVANDNLWRKFCAVAGLNAIVDDPKFRTNADRVKQRNETLRHVQAVISTRTVEHWNAALNEVGIPCSPINTLAQLLDHPHTKADKLIMQYDHPNVGRLNCVGHPVTFVGEERNPGLPPPTLGQHTDDVLKDLGLSAASIAELRREEIVS, from the coding sequence GTGTCCAGACCTCTTGAAGGGATCAAGGTTCTCGATCTGTCGAAGGTGCTCGCAGGTCCGCTCTGCGCGCAATACCTTGGTGATCTCGGCGCCGAGGTGATCAAGGTCGAGGCGGTGGGGCAGGGGGATGAGACACGCGGCTGGCCGCCGTTTCCGGCGCCCGGGCTCGGCACTGTGTTTCTAAGTGCCAATCGCAACAAGCGCAGCATCGCGATCAACATGAAGTCCGACAAGGGGCGCAAGCTCGTGCACGAGCTCGCGAAGTCGGCCGACGTCGCGATCGAAAGCTTCGGCACGGGCGTCGCCGAGCGCTTGGGAATCGATGCCGCGAGCCTGTGCGCGCTGAATGACCGCCTGGTCCATTGCAGCATCTCGGGCTTCGGCCGGACGGGCCCGCTCAGGAGCTCGCCCGGCTACGATGTGATCCTGCAGGCCTTCAGCGGCATCATGTCCATGACTGGCGACGAGGGCGGCGGCTATATCCGCAGCCCGATCTCGCCGATCGATCAGATGACCGGCGTGCATGCTTTCAGCGGTATCCTTGCGAGCCTGTTTGCGCGAGAGAAGTCGGGCAGGGGAGCGGCGATCCAGGTGTCGCTGTTCGACACGGCTCTGGGGCTTCTCGGCTACAATCTCCAGACGTTCTGGGAGCGGGGAACGCAGCCGGCCAAATGTGGCTCGAGCCATGAGTCCCTATGTCCTTATCAGGCCTTCGAGGCCGCGGACGGACCGATCATGATCGGGGTGGCCAACGACAATCTCTGGCGCAAGTTCTGCGCCGTCGCGGGCTTGAACGCGATCGTGGATGACCCGAAATTCCGCACCAATGCGGATCGAGTCAAGCAGCGCAATGAAACATTGCGCCACGTCCAGGCGGTGATCTCGACCAGGACAGTCGAGCATTGGAATGCAGCGCTGAACGAGGTCGGCATTCCCTGCTCGCCGATCAATACGCTGGCGCAGCTTCTCGACCATCCGCATACAAAGGCAGACAAGCTGATCATGCAGTACGATCATCCCAACGTAGGGCGGCTGAATTGCGTCGGACATCCCGTGACGTTTGTCGGAGAAGAGCGCAACCCCGGCCTGCCGCCGCCGACCCTTGGGCAGCACACGGACGACGTGCTGAAGGACTTGGGTCTTTCCGCCGCGAGCATCGCCGAATTGCGCCGTGAGGAGATCGTCAGTTGA